The Achromobacter pestifer genome includes a region encoding these proteins:
- a CDS encoding ribose-phosphate pyrophosphokinase encodes MQRLILPLPGNEGFAKRLAALCQGELGAVETRRFPDGESYVRLHGDPRGRAVDIVCTLARPDPSFLGLIFAADTARDLGAAEVNLIAPYLAYMRQDKRFQDGESVSSLSFARLVSSTFDRLLTVDPHLHRHPSLSALYTIPTTTLHAAPRLASWIASNVQSPLIVGPDEESEQWAGSIAARIGAPHVVLRKTRHGDRQVDIEVPDLSPWRDRTPVLVDDIASSGRTLVVAAGKLAGMRPPQCVVVHALFAEDAWTQVSACFERVVSTDAVPHPSNRIELAPLLANALLRDLRD; translated from the coding sequence ATGCAAAGACTTATCCTCCCGCTACCCGGCAACGAAGGATTCGCCAAGCGTCTTGCCGCCCTGTGCCAAGGCGAACTCGGCGCCGTCGAAACCCGCCGCTTTCCTGACGGCGAAAGCTATGTGCGGCTGCATGGCGACCCGCGCGGCCGCGCCGTCGACATCGTCTGCACATTGGCCCGGCCCGACCCCAGCTTCCTCGGCCTGATCTTCGCGGCCGACACCGCGCGCGACCTGGGCGCCGCCGAAGTCAATCTGATTGCGCCCTATCTGGCCTATATGCGCCAGGACAAGCGTTTCCAGGACGGCGAAAGCGTGAGTTCGCTGTCGTTCGCGCGCCTGGTGTCCTCGACCTTCGACCGCCTGCTGACGGTCGATCCGCATCTGCACCGGCATCCGTCGCTGTCGGCGCTGTACACCATCCCGACCACCACGCTGCATGCGGCGCCGCGGCTGGCCAGCTGGATCGCCAGCAACGTGCAGTCGCCGCTGATCGTCGGCCCGGACGAGGAAAGCGAGCAATGGGCAGGCTCCATCGCCGCCCGCATCGGCGCGCCGCACGTGGTGCTGCGCAAGACCCGCCACGGCGACCGGCAGGTCGACATCGAGGTGCCCGACCTATCCCCCTGGCGCGACCGCACGCCGGTGCTGGTGGACGACATCGCCTCGTCCGGCCGCACACTGGTGGTGGCTGCCGGCAAGCTCGCCGGCATGAGGCCGCCGCAATGCGTGGTGGTGCATGCGCTCTTCGCCGAGGATGCCTGGACGCAGGTATCCGCCTGTTTTGAACGCGTCGTTTCCACCGACGCGGTGCCCCACCCCAGCAACCGCATCGAACTCGCGCCTCTGCTGGCCAACGCACTTCTGCGCGATCTGCGCGATTGA
- a CDS encoding class I SAM-dependent DNA methyltransferase, with protein sequence MSTSAADNVIALYREHADAFEKLRGTQLVERAWLEAFLELLPGSAPEVLDLGCGTGSPIGRHLIERGCRLTGVDASDALLARARASFPGHDWIEADMRSLPPLRPFQGLIAWHSFFHLRPEDQRPMFKTFERLAAPDAALMFTSGTHLGEAIGQFEGQPLYHGSLDSAEYRELLRGAGFKVIRHVQADRTCGGANIWLAQRHA encoded by the coding sequence ATGTCCACCTCCGCCGCCGACAACGTGATTGCGCTGTATCGCGAGCATGCCGACGCCTTCGAGAAACTGCGCGGCACGCAGCTGGTCGAACGCGCCTGGCTGGAAGCGTTCCTGGAGCTGCTGCCCGGCTCCGCTCCCGAGGTGCTGGACCTAGGCTGCGGCACTGGCAGCCCCATCGGCCGCCATCTGATAGAACGCGGCTGCAGGCTGACCGGCGTGGACGCCTCGGACGCGCTGCTGGCGCGGGCAAGAGCCTCGTTCCCGGGGCATGACTGGATTGAAGCGGACATGCGCAGCCTGCCGCCCTTGCGCCCCTTCCAGGGGCTGATCGCCTGGCACAGCTTCTTTCACCTGCGGCCTGAAGACCAGCGGCCCATGTTCAAAACCTTCGAACGCCTTGCCGCGCCGGACGCGGCGCTGATGTTCACCAGCGGCACCCATCTAGGCGAAGCCATAGGCCAGTTCGAAGGCCAGCCGCTCTATCACGGCAGCCTGGACAGCGCGGAGTACCGTGAGCTGTTGCGCGGGGCCGGCTTCAAAGTGATACGCCACGTACAAGCCGACAGGACCTGCGGCGGCGCGAACATCTGGCTGGCCCAGCGCCACGCATAA
- a CDS encoding RidA family protein: MSKIERLRLPDDDPVFGGNRIFDLFQYSPAVTANGLAFIAGQIGLRADGSLPESAAEQADLAFQRIAAVLGHLGLDFTDVVELVSYHVDVGADLAGFRAVKEKYMRSDFPAWTILGVAALARPGLAVEIKVVAAVRDSK, translated from the coding sequence ATGAGCAAGATCGAGCGCCTGCGCCTTCCCGATGACGATCCGGTCTTTGGCGGCAACCGCATCTTCGACCTGTTCCAGTACTCGCCCGCGGTCACGGCCAACGGGCTGGCGTTCATCGCCGGGCAGATCGGATTGCGCGCCGACGGTTCCCTGCCCGAATCGGCCGCGGAGCAGGCGGACCTGGCGTTCCAGCGCATTGCCGCCGTGCTCGGCCATCTGGGCCTTGATTTTACCGACGTGGTCGAACTGGTCTCGTATCACGTCGACGTTGGCGCCGACCTGGCGGGGTTCCGGGCGGTGAAGGAAAAGTACATGCGTTCCGACTTTCCGGCGTGGACCATACTGGGCGTCGCGGCGCTGGCGCGGCCCGGATTGGCGGTGGAGATCAAGGTGGTCGCGGCGGTGCGTGATTCGAAATAG